A genomic segment from Spinacia oleracea cultivar Varoflay chromosome 3, BTI_SOV_V1, whole genome shotgun sequence encodes:
- the LOC110784144 gene encoding pyruvate kinase 2, cytosolic has protein sequence MPSTNLLLQEPIRMASILEPSKSSFFPAMSKIIGTLGPRSDSVETISCLLNAGMSVARFDISCGDINTHSTTVGNLKTAIKATRKHCAVMLDTVGPELQVVNRTGKEISLKENDVVTLTPDEVEVTSDVLPVNFNGLSKMVKKGDMIFMGKYLFNGSETTSLWLEVSDVAGVDVTCVIKNSATLDGELFTLHVSRVRIEMPTLSDKDKEVISTWGVENKIDFLSLSYTRDAGDVRQARTLLSSLSELNQTQIFAKIETIEGLTHFDEILQEADGIILSRGNLGIDLPPEKVFLFQKAALYKCNMAGKPAVVTRVVDSMTNNLRPTRAEATDVANAVLDGCDGILLGAETHRGLYPVDAVRTVDRICFEAEKVFNQEQYFKKAVKHVGHSMSHLESISCSAVQAALKVKASAIICFTSSGKAARLLAKYRPPMPILSVVIPRVRTTDQLKWSFTGLFEARQSLIVRGIFPMLADPGHPAESKSESDESVLKVAVDHGKKLGIIKSNDRVVVCQKLGDSYVVKIIELEN, from the coding sequence ATGCCTTCAACAAATCTACTCCTTCAAGAACCAATCAGAATGGCATCGATTCTCGAGCCATCAAAATCATCATTCTTCCCTGCAATGTCCAAGATTATCGGAACACTCGGCCCACGGTCGGATTCCGTCGAAACCATATCCTGTCTCCTTAACGCCGGCATGTCAGTAGCCAGGTTTGACATCTCTTGCGGAGACATCAACACTCACAGTACCACTGTCGGGAATCTGAAGACAGCCATTAAAGCGACAAGGAAACACTGCGCCGTCATGTTGGACACTGTCGGACCGGAGTTACAGGTCGTTAACAGAACCGGGAAAGAAATCTCACTGAAGGAAAACGACGTCGTTACCCTCACCCCTGATGAGGTGGAGGTGACGTCAGATGTGTTACCTGTTAATTTTAACGGACTGTCAAAAATGGTGAAAAAGGGAGATATGATTTTCATGGGGAAGTATCTGTTTAACGGGAGTGAAACGACATCGTTATGGTTGGAGGTGAGTGATGTGGCGGGTGTGGATGTGACGTGCGTGATTAAAAACTCCGCTACATTAGACGGTGAACTCTTCACTCTGCACGTTTCCCGAGTCCGTATCGAAATGCCTACACTCTCGGACAAGGATAAAGAAGTAATATCCACCTGGGGTGTGGAAAACAAGATCGATTTCCTGTCACTGTCGTACACCCGTGACGCGGGAGATGTACGTCAAGCGCGTACACTACTATCgagcttatctgaacttaaccaGACTCAGATCTTCGCTAAGATCGAGACAATAGAAGGGTTAACACATTTTGATGAGATTTTACAAGAAGCTGATGGGATTATTCTGTCGAGGGGTAATTTAGGGATTGATCTACCACCTGAGAAGGTGTTTTTGTTTCAGAAAGCGGCTCTATATAAGTGTAACATGGCAGGGAAACCTGCTGTTGTTACACGAGTTGTTGACAGCATGACGAATAACCTAAGACCAACGCGTGCTGAAGCGACTGATGTTGCTAACGCCGTGTTAGACGGTTGTGATGGCATCCTTCTCGGGGCCGAAACACATCGGGGTTTGTACCCTGTTGATGCTGTCAGAACTGTTGACAGGATCTGTTTCGAGGCTGAAAAGGTTTTCAATCAAGAACAGTATTTCAAAAAAGCTGTTAAGCATGTAGGTCACAGTATGTCTCATTTGGAATCTATCAGTTGTTCGGCGGTTCAGGCGGCGTTGAAGGTGAAGGCGTCTGCGATTATCTGTTTCACTTCTTCCGGGAAGGCGGCGAGGTTGCTTGCTAAGTATCGGCCGCCAATGCCGATATTGTCGGTCGTTATCCCGAGGGTTAGGACGACTGATCAGCTGAAATGGAGTTTTACTGGTTTGTTTGAAGCTAGACAGTCGTTGATTGTCAGAGGGATTTTCCCTATGTTGGCTGATCCCGGACATCCGGCTGAGTCGAAGAGCGAGTCTGATGAGTCTGTGTTGAAGGTTGCGGTTGATCATGGGAAGAAGTTGGGGATTATTAAGTCAAATGATCGAGTTGTTGTGTGCCAGAAACTTGGGGATTCTTATGTTGTTAAGATCATTGAGTTGGAGAATTAG